From Humisphaera borealis, the proteins below share one genomic window:
- a CDS encoding ThuA domain-containing protein: MQPPRSWFVPTRRKLLAIVASLGLSTVVSATAFAADAPNTVAPRPDGKKVKVLYLTQSMGFRHAPVTRKGEELASSEVAMMAYGKASGLFEVEPTQDARVITPEKLKEIDVLAFYTTGALPISPENWKAVQDWLASGKGGFIGIHSATDTGWKYTGEGMDYTTFINGKFAGHPWGQGTAIKVATWDVGHPTAKMWGASADHKDEIYQYANYDPKAVRVLQSLDFEGTPLKKPYLVPITWVRQVGKGRMFYTNFGHTPATWDDARFKEQIVEAVKFVTHQTDGPTEPNPEVQALWTIHSFIAYGPDGKGQPAGGPTASAITTKLKGADKDWLMASAEKITALRGAAPPDLREPRAPNKADEKKDPAKYAADLAKYEKDKAQFEKDKPKNDAAREKFEVARKALLDDFMKKAGISGSASAR, encoded by the coding sequence ATGCAACCCCCCCGCTCCTGGTTCGTCCCGACACGCCGAAAGCTCCTGGCGATCGTGGCATCGCTCGGCCTTTCAACCGTCGTTTCCGCGACGGCTTTTGCCGCCGACGCGCCGAACACCGTCGCGCCGCGGCCCGACGGCAAGAAGGTCAAGGTTCTATATCTGACCCAGTCGATGGGCTTCCGCCATGCGCCGGTCACGCGCAAGGGTGAAGAACTCGCGTCGTCGGAAGTCGCGATGATGGCCTACGGCAAGGCGTCGGGCCTGTTCGAGGTCGAGCCCACGCAGGATGCCAGGGTCATCACTCCCGAGAAGCTCAAGGAGATCGACGTGTTGGCGTTCTACACCACGGGCGCGCTGCCGATCAGCCCGGAGAACTGGAAAGCCGTCCAGGACTGGCTCGCCAGCGGAAAGGGCGGGTTCATCGGCATTCACTCGGCGACCGACACCGGCTGGAAGTACACCGGCGAGGGGATGGACTACACGACGTTCATTAACGGCAAGTTTGCCGGCCATCCGTGGGGCCAGGGGACGGCGATCAAGGTCGCGACGTGGGATGTCGGCCATCCGACGGCAAAAATGTGGGGCGCTTCGGCCGACCACAAAGACGAAATCTACCAATACGCCAACTACGACCCCAAGGCCGTTCGCGTGCTGCAGAGCCTGGACTTCGAAGGCACGCCGCTGAAAAAGCCGTACCTCGTGCCGATCACCTGGGTGCGGCAGGTGGGCAAAGGCCGGATGTTCTACACCAACTTCGGACACACCCCGGCAACGTGGGACGATGCGCGGTTTAAGGAGCAGATCGTCGAAGCGGTGAAGTTCGTTACCCATCAGACCGATGGCCCGACCGAGCCGAACCCCGAGGTGCAGGCCCTCTGGACGATCCACTCGTTCATCGCGTACGGACCCGACGGAAAAGGCCAGCCGGCCGGCGGCCCGACGGCATCGGCGATCACCACGAAGCTGAAAGGCGCCGACAAAGACTGGCTGATGGCGTCGGCCGAGAAGATCACCGCCCTTCGCGGTGCCGCTCCGCCGGACCTTCGCGAGCCCCGGGCCCCCAACAAGGCCGACGAGAAGAAGGACCCGGCCAAGTACGCCGCCGACTTGGCGAAGTATGAGAAGGACAAGGCTCAGTTTGAGAAGGATAAGCCGAAGAATGACGCGGCGCGGGAGAAGTTCGAAGTCGCCCGCAAGGCGCTGCTGGACGACTTCATGAAGAAGGCGGGCATCAGCGGATCGGCATCAGCACGGTAA
- a CDS encoding metal-dependent hydrolase, whose translation MSVRIIYHGHSNVEVHHGEHRIQFDPFYDNNGVADCKAKDVNPTHILLSHAHFDHTDDAEPIARRTSAVIAANYEIATHYEKKGLKTEAMNHGGSVKFPWGKATLTLAFHTSSFPDGSYGGEPAGWVIEIGGKTIYFAGDTALFGDMKIIGELWNIDLACLPIGDRYTMGPKHALLAAQWLNAKAVLPIHYNTWSPIAQDAAAFATELKARGIVGLALGPGAFVDL comes from the coding sequence ATGTCCGTCCGAATCATCTACCACGGCCATTCCAACGTCGAAGTTCATCACGGCGAACACCGCATTCAGTTCGATCCGTTCTACGACAACAACGGCGTCGCCGATTGCAAGGCGAAGGACGTCAACCCGACGCACATCCTGCTGAGCCATGCCCACTTCGATCACACCGACGACGCCGAGCCGATCGCCCGGCGCACCAGCGCGGTCATCGCCGCCAACTACGAGATCGCCACACACTACGAAAAGAAGGGCCTTAAGACCGAGGCAATGAACCATGGCGGGTCGGTGAAGTTCCCCTGGGGCAAGGCGACGCTCACCCTGGCGTTCCATACCAGCAGCTTTCCCGACGGCAGCTATGGCGGCGAGCCGGCAGGCTGGGTGATCGAGATCGGCGGAAAGACAATCTATTTCGCCGGCGATACCGCCCTTTTCGGCGACATGAAGATCATCGGCGAACTCTGGAACATCGACCTCGCATGCCTTCCCATCGGCGACCGCTATACCATGGGCCCGAAGCATGCCTTGCTCGCCGCCCAGTGGCTGAACGCCAAGGCGGTGCTGCCCATCCACTACAACACTTGGTCCCCCATCGCCCAAGACGCAGCCGCATTCGCCACCGAACTCAAAGCCAGGGGAATCGTCGGGCTCGCACTCGGACCCGGGGCGTTCGTGGACCTGTGA
- a CDS encoding MGMT family protein: MQFLDDILAGRVVPGMNFNQKVWAMTVRIPAGKVATYGQVAKALGSPGAARAVGNALNKNPYAPRVPCHRVVGSTGSLTGFAGGLPKKQQLLIEEGVACAAHRVVMDRVEWVEL, from the coding sequence ATGCAGTTTCTCGACGATATCCTGGCCGGTCGTGTTGTTCCGGGAATGAACTTCAACCAGAAAGTCTGGGCGATGACGGTCCGCATTCCCGCCGGAAAGGTGGCCACTTACGGACAGGTGGCCAAGGCGCTGGGATCGCCAGGGGCGGCTCGTGCGGTCGGCAATGCGCTGAATAAGAACCCTTATGCCCCGCGGGTTCCGTGCCATCGCGTCGTCGGAAGTACCGGAAGTCTGACCGGCTTTGCCGGCGGGTTGCCGAAGAAGCAGCAGTTGCTCATTGAAGAAGGTGTTGCTTGTGCGGCGCACCGCGTCGTGATGGATCGCGTGGAGTGGGTCGAGTTGTAG
- a CDS encoding HAD family hydrolase yields MPIQAVIFDMDGLMIDSERVYWQAGREVANRYGKTVKDATLGRMMGRSPIDSMTVFATETDIAVDPLALLAERDARVYEILRAEATPMPGLFETLDRLSDVYTLAIATSAKRYFVDVIDARLNFVRYFKAVQTSEGVVNGKPAPEIYHKAMKQIGMQPEHCVVLEDSSNGARAGKSSGAYTIAVPSEHTRDQDFSFVDYIAKDLTDAAAKIMAIGSPLP; encoded by the coding sequence ATGCCTATACAAGCAGTGATCTTCGACATGGACGGCCTGATGATCGATTCCGAGCGGGTCTATTGGCAGGCGGGGCGGGAGGTGGCGAATCGGTACGGCAAGACGGTGAAGGACGCGACCCTCGGTCGCATGATGGGGCGTTCGCCGATCGATTCAATGACGGTGTTTGCCACCGAGACGGATATTGCGGTCGATCCGTTGGCTCTGCTTGCCGAGCGCGACGCGCGGGTCTATGAAATCCTTCGCGCCGAAGCCACGCCCATGCCCGGGCTGTTCGAAACGCTGGATCGCCTGAGCGACGTCTACACGCTCGCGATCGCCACCAGCGCCAAGCGGTACTTCGTCGATGTCATTGACGCCCGGCTGAACTTTGTTCGTTACTTCAAGGCGGTCCAGACGAGCGAAGGCGTCGTCAACGGCAAGCCCGCCCCGGAGATCTACCACAAGGCGATGAAGCAGATTGGCATGCAGCCGGAACACTGCGTGGTGCTGGAAGACTCCAGCAACGGTGCCCGCGCGGGCAAAAGCTCGGGCGCGTACACGATCGCTGTCCCCAGCGAACACACGCGAGATCAGGACTTCTCCTTCGTCGACTACATCGCGAAGGACCTGACCGACGCAGCGGCGAAAATCATGGCGATTGGTTCCCCTCTCCCCTAA
- a CDS encoding NADPH:quinone reductase, whose translation MKSIRVSEFGEPSVLKLEEVPDPVAAAGQVVVKLHAIGVNPVETYVRKGIYGPRAFPYTPGSDGAGVVETVGPGVTAFKPGDRVYVSTAVSGTYAEKALCTVAGVHPLPASVSFEQGAALGVPYATAYQALRHRARAEAGETLLIHGATGGVGVAAVQIARAMGLRVIGTGGSQRGRSMILKEGAHHALDHTASGYLDEVMSLTGGNGVNLILEMLANVNLAKDLTVLAKFGRVVVIGNRGKIEIDPRETMKRDAEIRGMTLFNATERDLHAIHSALVAGLENGSLRPIVGQTLALAEAAKAHEEVMKPSGAFGKIVLRP comes from the coding sequence ATGAAATCCATCCGCGTTTCCGAATTCGGCGAGCCTTCAGTGCTCAAACTTGAAGAGGTCCCCGATCCCGTCGCCGCGGCGGGGCAGGTGGTCGTCAAGCTGCACGCGATCGGCGTGAATCCCGTCGAAACCTATGTCCGCAAGGGCATCTACGGCCCGCGCGCCTTTCCTTATACGCCGGGCAGCGATGGCGCTGGCGTGGTCGAAACGGTCGGGCCGGGCGTGACTGCGTTCAAGCCCGGCGATCGGGTTTACGTCAGCACTGCTGTCAGCGGAACCTATGCCGAGAAGGCACTGTGTACTGTGGCCGGTGTGCATCCGCTGCCGGCATCGGTGTCGTTCGAACAAGGTGCCGCGCTGGGTGTTCCTTACGCCACCGCGTACCAGGCGCTGCGCCATCGCGCACGAGCCGAGGCGGGTGAAACACTTCTGATTCATGGTGCAACCGGTGGTGTGGGCGTTGCGGCCGTTCAGATCGCCCGGGCGATGGGGCTAAGGGTGATCGGCACCGGTGGCAGCCAGCGAGGCCGTTCGATGATCCTCAAGGAAGGCGCGCACCATGCCCTGGATCACACCGCGTCCGGCTATCTCGACGAGGTGATGTCTCTCACCGGCGGCAACGGCGTAAACCTCATTCTCGAGATGCTCGCCAACGTCAATCTCGCCAAGGACCTGACCGTGCTCGCCAAGTTCGGCAGGGTGGTCGTCATCGGCAATCGCGGCAAGATCGAGATCGACCCCCGCGAAACCATGAAGCGCGATGCCGAGATTCGCGGCATGACGCTCTTCAACGCCACCGAGCGTGATCTTCATGCCATTCACTCGGCACTGGTGGCCGGTCTGGAGAACGGATCGCTCCGGCCGATCGTTGGTCAGACGCTCGCCCTGGCCGAGGCCGCGAAAGCTCACGAGGAAGTGATGAAGCCGAGTGGCGCGTTCGGGAAAATCGTGCTGAGGCCATGA
- a CDS encoding flavin reductase family protein: MDLDPASLTSSQRYKLLTCLVVPRPIALVTTLSDAGVVNAAPFSFFNVVGSEPPIVVLGIGDRADGTPKDTALNIRRTREFVVNVVTEATAAGMNVCATDFPPGQSELPAAGFTAEPSVKVRPPRIAESPVHLECREVQTIEIGENRIVMGEVVHIQIRDELIDRDKMYVRTEAIQAIGRMHAPSWYCRTNDLFELKRK, translated from the coding sequence ATGGACCTCGATCCCGCCTCCCTCACTTCCTCCCAGCGCTATAAGCTTCTCACCTGCCTCGTCGTCCCCCGGCCGATCGCGCTGGTGACGACGCTCAGCGACGCCGGGGTCGTGAACGCCGCACCCTTCAGCTTCTTCAATGTCGTGGGCTCCGAACCGCCGATCGTCGTGCTCGGGATCGGCGACCGGGCCGATGGCACACCGAAAGACACCGCGCTGAACATCCGCCGGACGCGGGAGTTCGTCGTCAACGTCGTCACCGAAGCGACCGCGGCGGGGATGAACGTCTGCGCGACCGATTTTCCGCCCGGCCAGAGCGAACTGCCGGCAGCAGGCTTTACGGCCGAGCCGTCGGTAAAAGTCCGCCCGCCCCGCATCGCCGAGTCGCCGGTGCACCTGGAGTGCCGCGAGGTCCAGACGATCGAGATCGGCGAGAACCGGATCGTCATGGGAGAAGTCGTTCACATTCAGATTCGTGACGAGCTGATCGACCGCGACAAGATGTACGTCCGCACCGAGGCCATTCAGGCGATTGGCCGGATGCACGCTCCGAGTTGGTACTGCCGAACAAACGACTTGTTCGAACTGAAGCGGAAGTAG
- a CDS encoding ISL3 family transposase yields the protein MSIEELTALLGGWKGYTLGTVGRVEPGQHGPTLPEVHLELHPVRDHPRVCSGCGKTCRSIHDTAERWVDDLPIFDAMTRLLVHRVRVACPDCGPKVEKLDWLEPYARVTTRMARSVAQLCRVLPIKHVADYFGLNWKTVKKIDKAWLTRTLGPVDLDGVTKLAMDEFAIQKGHRYATVVIDPNCKRVLWVGRGRSREEVRPFFELLGPERCKRIVAVAMDMNAAYDLEVREHCPNAEVVYDLFHVVAKYGREVVDRVRVDEANKVKDDKPARKVIKGSRWLLLRNADNIEKEQDRIRLAELLKANRKLAAVYVLKDDLKELWFYRHVGYAKQFWDEWYGRAIRSRIDPLKRFAGKLKGYLPGILSHCRFPLNTSVLEGINNKIKVIKRMAYGYRDDAYFFLKIRQAFPGVGR from the coding sequence TTGTCGATCGAAGAACTTACCGCCCTCCTCGGCGGCTGGAAAGGCTATACGCTCGGGACCGTCGGACGCGTCGAACCCGGCCAGCACGGACCGACCCTTCCGGAAGTTCACCTGGAACTCCATCCCGTCCGCGACCACCCCCGCGTCTGCTCCGGCTGCGGCAAGACCTGTCGCTCGATTCATGATACCGCTGAACGCTGGGTCGACGATCTGCCGATTTTCGACGCCATGACCCGGCTGCTGGTGCATCGCGTTCGCGTCGCCTGTCCGGACTGCGGGCCGAAGGTCGAGAAGCTCGACTGGCTGGAGCCCTACGCCCGCGTGACCACCCGCATGGCCCGCAGCGTCGCGCAGCTCTGCCGGGTGCTGCCGATCAAGCATGTCGCCGACTACTTCGGGCTGAACTGGAAGACGGTCAAGAAGATCGACAAGGCCTGGCTCACGCGTACGCTCGGACCGGTCGACCTCGACGGCGTGACGAAGCTGGCGATGGACGAGTTCGCGATCCAGAAGGGTCATCGCTATGCGACGGTCGTGATCGATCCGAACTGCAAACGCGTGCTTTGGGTGGGCCGCGGCCGCAGCCGGGAGGAGGTCCGGCCGTTCTTCGAACTGCTCGGCCCCGAGCGTTGCAAACGGATCGTGGCGGTGGCGATGGACATGAACGCCGCGTACGACCTGGAGGTGCGGGAACACTGTCCCAACGCCGAGGTGGTGTACGACCTGTTCCACGTCGTCGCCAAGTACGGGCGTGAGGTGGTGGACCGGGTCCGCGTGGACGAGGCGAACAAGGTGAAAGACGACAAGCCGGCGCGGAAGGTGATTAAGGGCTCACGCTGGCTGCTGCTGCGAAACGCCGACAACATCGAGAAGGAGCAGGACCGGATCCGGCTGGCGGAACTGCTCAAGGCCAACCGCAAGCTGGCGGCGGTCTATGTGCTGAAGGACGACCTGAAAGAGCTGTGGTTCTACCGGCACGTGGGCTACGCGAAGCAGTTCTGGGATGAGTGGTACGGCAGAGCGATCCGCAGCCGGATCGATCCGCTGAAGCGGTTCGCCGGGAAGCTCAAGGGATACTTGCCGGGGATCCTGAGTCACTGCCGATTCCCGTTGAACACTAGCGTGCTGGAGGGGATCAACAACAAGATCAAGGTGATCAAGCGGATGGCCTACGGGTATCGTGACGACGCCTATTTCTTCCTCAAGATCCGCCAGGCGTTCCCCGGAGTTGGGAGATGA
- a CDS encoding TRM11 family SAM-dependent methyltransferase: MPYRPKPSHRAPATPATGGKPPVRFKRPPLAIQVSTLWDYPSQDYGDGRQGIPGYKGATPSYIIWNLLQRYTAEKEMVVDCFAGSGTTLDVARDLNRKALGYDVHPTRKDIFRVDAKKLPPELTGKVDFVFIDPPYGTHLDYGDDPRDIGKLDLADGTKYYDAMEQVFSEIHRILKPGRHMALYVSDSYEHRAGKGVFHPVGFELFARLRKLFEPVDIISVTRHNKTLEMGNYRKAAEEGNYFLRGFNHLFVMKKA; the protein is encoded by the coding sequence ATGCCTTACCGACCCAAGCCCAGCCATCGTGCCCCCGCCACCCCTGCCACAGGCGGCAAACCGCCGGTCCGCTTCAAGCGGCCTCCGCTGGCGATTCAGGTCAGCACGCTGTGGGACTACCCCAGCCAGGACTACGGCGACGGCCGGCAGGGCATCCCCGGGTACAAGGGGGCAACGCCGAGCTACATCATCTGGAACCTGCTGCAGCGATACACGGCCGAGAAGGAAATGGTCGTCGATTGCTTCGCCGGCAGCGGCACCACGTTGGATGTCGCCCGCGATCTCAACCGCAAGGCGCTCGGCTACGACGTCCATCCTACCCGCAAGGACATCTTTCGCGTCGATGCCAAAAAACTTCCGCCGGAGCTGACAGGCAAAGTCGATTTCGTCTTCATAGATCCGCCCTACGGAACGCACCTTGACTATGGCGACGACCCGCGCGACATCGGCAAGCTCGATCTTGCCGACGGCACGAAGTATTACGACGCGATGGAGCAGGTTTTCAGCGAGATCCACCGCATCCTGAAGCCCGGACGTCACATGGCGTTGTACGTCAGCGACAGCTACGAGCACCGCGCCGGGAAAGGCGTTTTTCACCCGGTGGGATTTGAGCTGTTTGCCCGTCTGCGCAAGCTCTTTGAGCCGGTGGATATCATCTCGGTAACGCGTCACAACAAGACGCTGGAGATGGGCAACTACCGCAAGGCGGCCGAAGAGGGCAACTACTTCCTGCGGGGGTTCAATCACCTGTTCGTGATGAAGAAGGCGTGA